One genomic segment of Dehalococcoidia bacterium includes these proteins:
- a CDS encoding sigma-70 family RNA polymerase sigma factor codes for MSDLERTDEELAALIAARNEIAFRIVYDRYADLVYGVAMRVLADPAAAQDVVQDVFLRFWRFPASFDADRGRFMSWLLSVARNRAVDEVRSRGRRRLHESPPAEGADDPVDENAADPARLAVLSSERSEIRAALQQLPVEQREAIELAYFGGLTQQEIAEQLRTPLGTIKTRVRLGMRKLRFALGVETESTGVL; via the coding sequence GTGTCTGACCTTGAGCGGACGGACGAGGAGTTGGCCGCGCTCATTGCTGCGCGCAACGAGATCGCCTTCCGCATCGTCTACGATCGCTACGCCGACCTCGTCTACGGTGTGGCGATGCGCGTGCTGGCCGATCCGGCGGCGGCGCAGGATGTGGTGCAGGACGTCTTCCTGCGCTTCTGGCGCTTCCCCGCCAGCTTTGACGCGGATCGAGGGCGGTTCATGTCCTGGCTGCTGAGCGTGGCCCGCAACCGCGCCGTCGATGAAGTCCGCTCGCGCGGGCGGCGGCGGCTGCACGAGTCGCCGCCCGCCGAGGGCGCCGACGACCCGGTGGACGAGAACGCGGCCGACCCGGCGCGGCTGGCCGTGCTCTCGTCGGAGCGGAGCGAAATCCGCGCGGCGTTGCAGCAACTGCCGGTCGAGCAGCGCGAGGCGATCGAGCTGGCCTATTTCGGCGGCCTGACGCAGCAGGAGATCGCGGAGCAGTTGCGCACGCCGCTGGGCACGATCAAGACGCGCGTGCGGCTGGGCATGCGCAAGCTGCGCTTTGCACTTGGAGTGGAGACAGAGAGCACAGGCGTCCTATGA
- a CDS encoding trypsin-like peptidase domain-containing protein, producing the protein MNHARFAALALAGVALAASVACTGKAKPAATNNANTAAPAAAASPAASSVRGAASTVAAGSSSSAAAAATAAPSSSGAASAASPTLTTATSPVVSSGSTTDVVNALRPSVVRIRTEASQIGPFGSIGNASGTGTGMILDTDGHVLTNNHVVTLGSNTPANKIMVDLADGESVPATIVGREPSADLAVLKISAKSLTPVKFADPKSLQVGQDVIAIGYALDLGSTPSVTKGVISALNRQIDETLQGGNGSPFGGGTPNIVGGAIQTDAAINPGNSGGPLVNMQGEVVGVNTAGIFRSDNGEPVSGINFAVSVDTVLPVTKALISGGKVDRGFLGVNLVPITPNEAQANNLAVNDGAGVASVVSGSPADQAGLKAGDVIVKLGSRDIRSVGDIQQALIENGPGKKVTVEFYRGKDKQSVDVTLGSRPTTSQGG; encoded by the coding sequence GTGAATCATGCACGCTTCGCCGCGCTGGCACTGGCCGGCGTGGCCCTCGCGGCGTCGGTGGCCTGCACCGGCAAAGCCAAACCGGCCGCGACCAACAACGCCAACACCGCCGCCCCGGCGGCCGCGGCCAGCCCGGCCGCAAGCAGCGTCCGCGGCGCCGCGAGCACTGTCGCCGCCGGCTCATCCAGCAGTGCAGCGGCCGCTGCGACAGCCGCGCCGTCCTCGAGCGGCGCCGCGTCCGCCGCCAGCCCAACCCTGACCACGGCAACCAGTCCGGTGGTGAGCAGCGGCTCGACCACCGACGTGGTGAACGCGCTGCGCCCCAGCGTCGTGCGTATCCGCACCGAAGCCTCGCAGATCGGGCCGTTCGGCTCGATCGGCAACGCCTCGGGCACGGGCACCGGCATGATCCTCGACACCGACGGCCACGTGCTCACCAATAACCACGTCGTTACCCTGGGCAGCAACACGCCCGCGAACAAGATCATGGTGGATCTGGCCGACGGCGAATCGGTGCCGGCCACGATCGTGGGCCGCGAGCCGTCGGCCGACCTCGCGGTGCTCAAGATCAGCGCCAAGAGCCTGACGCCGGTGAAGTTCGCCGATCCGAAGTCGCTGCAGGTCGGGCAGGACGTGATCGCAATCGGCTACGCGCTCGACCTCGGCTCGACGCCGTCGGTGACCAAGGGCGTAATCAGCGCCCTCAACCGCCAGATCGATGAGACGCTGCAGGGCGGCAACGGCAGCCCCTTCGGCGGTGGCACGCCCAACATCGTCGGCGGCGCGATCCAGACCGACGCGGCGATCAACCCCGGCAACAGCGGGGGCCCGCTCGTTAACATGCAGGGCGAAGTCGTCGGCGTGAACACGGCGGGCATCTTCCGCAGCGACAACGGCGAGCCCGTCTCCGGCATCAACTTCGCCGTCTCGGTCGACACGGTGCTGCCGGTGACGAAGGCGCTGATCAGCGGCGGCAAGGTCGACCGCGGCTTCCTGGGTGTGAACCTGGTGCCGATCACGCCCAACGAGGCGCAGGCGAACAACCTCGCGGTGAACGACGGCGCCGGCGTGGCCAGCGTGGTGAGCGGCTCGCCCGCCGACCAGGCCGGGCTCAAGGCGGGGGACGTGATCGTGAAGCTGGGCAGCCGCGACATCCGCAGCGTTGGCGACATCCAGCAAGCGCTGATCGAGAACGGCCCCGGCAAGAAGGTCACGGTCGAGTTCTACCGCGGCAAGGACAAGCAGAGCGTGGACGTGACGCTGGGCTCGCGCCCCACGACCAGCCAGGGCGGCTAG